One segment of Panicum virgatum strain AP13 chromosome 3K, P.virgatum_v5, whole genome shotgun sequence DNA contains the following:
- the LOC120701053 gene encoding prolyl 4-hydroxylase 5-like, translated as MPGGGGEGEGEPWTEELSSEPRASLYHNFLSKEECNHLISLAKPRLQKSTVVDEEAGGTIKETSGRTSSGMFLQRGQDQVIRRIEKRIADYTSVPLENGEGLQVLHYQVGQKYDPHFDYTENGYVTKNGGPRQATLLMYLSDVEDGGETVFPSATAKSGSSHGGPAKRGVSVKPKMGDALLFWSMRPDGSRDPKSLHGASPVIKGDKWSATKWMHVHEFKVYVSAAAASPSSDAVLQEDGRRRRGTRARKPNTRVLGPDWE; from the exons atgcccggcggcggcggcgaaggcgaaggCGAGCCGTGGACGGAGGAGCTCTCGTCGGAGCCCCGCGCTTCCTTGTACCACAACTTCCTC TCCAAGGAAGAATGCAACCATCTGATCTCGCTGGCGAAGCCTCGCCTGCAGAAGTCGACAGTGGTCGATGAAGAGGCCGGAGGAACGATCAAGGAGACCAG CGGGCGGACAAGTTCAGGGATGTTCCTGCAAAGAGGGCAGGACCAGGTTATTCGTAGAATCGAGAAAAGGATAGCAGATTACACCTCCGTACCCCTAG AGAACGGAGAGGGCCTCCAAGTTCTCCACTATCAAGTTGGGCAGAAGTACGACCCTCACTTTGATTACACCGAGAATGGTTACGTGACCAAAAATGGAGGCCCGCGTCAAGCAACTCTTCTCATGTATTT GTCAGATGTCGAAGATGGTGGCGAAACAGTGTTCCCTTCCGCGACGGCAAAGAGCGGCTCCTCGCATGGAGGACCTGCAAAGAGGGGTGTATCTGTCAAACCCAAGATGGGAGACGCGCTGCTCTTCTGGAGCATGAGGCCTGATGGATCCCGTGATCCCAAAAGCCTTCATG GTGCAAGCCCAGTGATAAAGGGCGACAAATGGTCAGCGACCAAGTGGATGCACGTCCATGAGTTCAAAGTCTATGtcagtgctgctgctgcatcgcCTTCGTCTGATGCTGTCCTGCAAGaagatgggcggcggcgacgtggaACCCGTGCAAGGAAGCCCAACACTCGAGTGCTTGGGCCGGACTGGGAATAG
- the LOC120699659 gene encoding phenylalanine--tRNA ligase, chloroplastic/mitochondrial-like: MRPLIRTACCCLLRARVRAMATLPMASPAAAAAAAISSSSTRPIFSSRPNRILLARFFPAAPAPSGARGLRTSAAAAAAAVEVGGVKIARDDVVKEDDPTNNVPDTIFSKIGLQLHRRDNHPLGILKNTIYDYFDKNFAGQFDKFDDLCPLVSVKQNFDDVLVPADHVSRSYNDTYYVDSQTVLRCHTSAHQAELLRDGHTHFLVTGDVYRRDSIDSTHYPVFHQMEGFRVFSPDDWSGSGMDGTAYAAADLKKTLEGLARHLFGAVKMRWVDTYFPFTNPSFELEIYFQDDWLEVLGCGVTEQEILKRNGRTDHVAWAFGLGLERLAMVLFDIPDIRLFWSNDKRFTSQFSEGKLGVKFKPFSKFPPCYKDMSFWINDAFTENNLCEVVRGIAGDLVEEVKLIDNFTNKKGMTSHCYRIAYRSMERSLTDEEINSLQLNVRETVKNKLNVELR, translated from the exons atgCGCCCGCTTATCCGAACCGCGtgctgctgcctcctccgcgcgcGTGTTCGCGCCATGGCCACGCTTCCCATggcgtccccggccgccgccgccgctgccgccatctcctcctctTCCACCCGCCCCATCTTCTCGTCACGGCCCAATCGCATCCTCCTCGCCCGCTTcttccccgccgcgccggcgccgtccggGGCGAGGGGGCTCCGGACGtccgcggctgcggcggctgcggccgtCGAGGTGGGCGGCGTCAAGATCGCGCGCGACG ATGTTGTAAAGGAGGATGACCCGACAAACAATGTGCCAGATACTATCTTTTCGAAGATTGGACTGCAGCTGCACAGGAGGGACAACCACCCTCTAGGGATTCTGAAGAACACTATTTATGATTACTTTGACAAGAACTTTGCCGGGCAGTTTGACAAGTTTGATGATCTTTGCCCTCTTGTCTCTGTCAAGCAG AACTTTGATGACGTGTTGGTCCCTGCTGACCATGTAAGCCGGAGTTACAATGACACATACTATGTTGATAGTCAAACTGTCTTGCGATGTCATACCAGTGCTCATCAAGCAGAGCTTCTAAGGGATGGACATACACATTTTCTTGTAACTGGGGATGTTTATCGTAGAGATTCTATTGATTCAACTCACTATCCTGTCTTCCACCAG ATGGAAGGCTTCCGTGTCTTTTCTCCAGATGACTGGTCAGGTTCTGGCATGGATGGGACAGCATATGCAGCTGCAGACCTCAAGAAAACGCTGGAAGGCCTGGCAAGACATCTTTTTG GTGCTGTCAAGATGCGATGGGTTGACACTTACTTTCCATTCACCAACCCATCCTTTGAGcttgaaatatattttcag GATGATTGGTTGGAAGTTCTGGGATGTGGAGTCACCGAGCAggaaattttgaaaagaaatggCAGGACAGACCACGTGGCATGGGCCTTTGGACTGGGCTTAGAACGCCTCGCAATGGTCCTTTTTGACATTCCAGATATACGACTCTTCTGGTCAAATGATAAACGGTTCACATCCCAG TTCTCAGAAGGCAAGCTTGGTGTCAAGTTCAAGCCATTTTCAAAG TTTCCTCCATGTTACAAGGATATGAGTTTCTGGATCAATGATGCATTCACGGAGAACAACTTATGTGAAGTTGTCAGAGGAATTGCTGGAGATCTTGTAGAGGAG GTAAAGCTCATTGATAATTTCACCAACAAGAAAGGCATGACAAGTCATTGCTACAGAATAGCCTATAGGTCCATGGAACGTTCACTCACTGATGAGGAGATTAACAGCCTGCAG TTGAATGTCAGGGAAACCGTGAAAAATAAATTGAATGTCGAGTTGAGATAG
- the LOC120699660 gene encoding mitochondrial substrate carrier family protein ucpB-like isoform X3 — translation MQHAGQRGNLVGMGTIFTQLVAREGPRSLYLGLAPALTRSVVYGGLRLGLYEPCKHVCSYAFGSTNFAFKFASGIIAGALATALTNPMEVLKVRLQMSTSSTGTIGEMRKVLAQEGLKALWKGVGPAMARAGCLTASQMATYDESKQALMKWTPLEEGFQLHLISSCIAGTAGTLVTAPVDMVKTRLMLQRETKGARVYRNGFHCAYQVVVTEGVKSLYKGGFATFARLGPQTTITFIVCEKLRELAGMTAM, via the exons ATGCAGCATGCTGGGCAAAGAGGAAACTTAGTTGGAATG GGGACAATATTTACACAACTGGTCGCTAGGGAAGGGCCTCGGTCACTCTACCTGGGACTTGCACCAGCTTTGACAAGATCTGTTGTCTATGGTGGCCTTCGATTAGGACTGTACGAGCCCTGCAAACATGTCTGCAGTTATGCATTTGGTTCAACAAACTTTGCTTTTAAATTTGCATCTGGAATCATTGCTGGGGCCCTTGCAACTGCTTTAACAAATCCCATGGAGGTTTTAAAG GTGAGGTTGCAGATGAGTACAAGCAGTACCGGTACAATAGGGGAGATGAGGAAAGTTTTAGCACAGGAAGGGCTCAAAGCACTTTGGAAAGGAGTTGGTCCAGCAATGGCAAGAGCAGGCTGCCTCACTGCATCACAAATGGCAACCTACGATGAATCCAAGCAG GCATTAATGAAGTGGACACCTCTTGAAGAAGGTTTTCAACTACATCTCAT CTCGAGTTGCATAGCTGGAACAGCTGGTACTCTTGTGACCGCACCTGTAGACATGGTCAAAACACGGCTAATGCTGCAACGGGAGACCAAAGGTGCCAGAGTATACAGGAATGGGTTCCATTGTGCTTACCAG GTTGTTGTGACAGAGGGCGTAAAATCACTTTATAAAGG TGGATTTGCCACCTTTGCAAGATTAGGCCCTCAGACAACGatcaccttcatcgtgtgtgaGAAATTGCGTGAACTAGCAGGGATGACTGCTATGTAA
- the LOC120699660 gene encoding mitochondrial substrate carrier family protein ucpB-like isoform X1: MRPGAGDERAPGSYALYHFGTSGSAVAAATAATHPLDVIKVRLQMQHAGQRGNLVGMGTIFTQLVAREGPRSLYLGLAPALTRSVVYGGLRLGLYEPCKHVCSYAFGSTNFAFKFASGIIAGALATALTNPMEVLKVRLQMSTSSTGTIGEMRKVLAQEGLKALWKGVGPAMARAGCLTASQMATYDESKQALMKWTPLEEGFQLHLISSCIAGTAGTLVTAPVDMVKTRLMLQRETKGARVYRNGFHCAYQVVVTEGVKSLYKGGFATFARLGPQTTITFIVCEKLRELAGMTAM, translated from the exons ATGCGGCCGGGCGCCGGAGACGAGCGGGCGCCGGGGTCTTACGCGCTCTACCACTTCGGCACCAGcggctccgccgtcgccgctgccaccgccgccacccaccCGCTCG ATGTTATCAAAGTTAGGCTTCAAATGCAGCATGCTGGGCAAAGAGGAAACTTAGTTGGAATG GGGACAATATTTACACAACTGGTCGCTAGGGAAGGGCCTCGGTCACTCTACCTGGGACTTGCACCAGCTTTGACAAGATCTGTTGTCTATGGTGGCCTTCGATTAGGACTGTACGAGCCCTGCAAACATGTCTGCAGTTATGCATTTGGTTCAACAAACTTTGCTTTTAAATTTGCATCTGGAATCATTGCTGGGGCCCTTGCAACTGCTTTAACAAATCCCATGGAGGTTTTAAAG GTGAGGTTGCAGATGAGTACAAGCAGTACCGGTACAATAGGGGAGATGAGGAAAGTTTTAGCACAGGAAGGGCTCAAAGCACTTTGGAAAGGAGTTGGTCCAGCAATGGCAAGAGCAGGCTGCCTCACTGCATCACAAATGGCAACCTACGATGAATCCAAGCAG GCATTAATGAAGTGGACACCTCTTGAAGAAGGTTTTCAACTACATCTCAT CTCGAGTTGCATAGCTGGAACAGCTGGTACTCTTGTGACCGCACCTGTAGACATGGTCAAAACACGGCTAATGCTGCAACGGGAGACCAAAGGTGCCAGAGTATACAGGAATGGGTTCCATTGTGCTTACCAG GTTGTTGTGACAGAGGGCGTAAAATCACTTTATAAAGG TGGATTTGCCACCTTTGCAAGATTAGGCCCTCAGACAACGatcaccttcatcgtgtgtgaGAAATTGCGTGAACTAGCAGGGATGACTGCTATGTAA
- the LOC120699660 gene encoding mitochondrial substrate carrier family protein ucpB-like isoform X2: MRPGAGDERAPGSYALYHFGTSGSAVAAATAATHPLDVIKVRLQMQHAGQRGNLVGMGTIFTQLVAREGPRSLYLGLAPALTRSVVYGGLRLGLYEPCKHVCSYAFGSTNFAFKFASGIIAGALATALTNPMEVLKVRLQMSTSSTGTIGEMRKVLAQEGLKALWKGVGPAMARAGCLTASQMATYDESKQALMKWTPLEEGFQLHLISSCIAGTAGTLVTAPVDMVKTRLMLQRETKGARVYRNGFHCAYQVVVTEGVKSLYKGIVQRFYCLSSCVHLDLFQPSSIEVDLPPLQD, from the exons ATGCGGCCGGGCGCCGGAGACGAGCGGGCGCCGGGGTCTTACGCGCTCTACCACTTCGGCACCAGcggctccgccgtcgccgctgccaccgccgccacccaccCGCTCG ATGTTATCAAAGTTAGGCTTCAAATGCAGCATGCTGGGCAAAGAGGAAACTTAGTTGGAATG GGGACAATATTTACACAACTGGTCGCTAGGGAAGGGCCTCGGTCACTCTACCTGGGACTTGCACCAGCTTTGACAAGATCTGTTGTCTATGGTGGCCTTCGATTAGGACTGTACGAGCCCTGCAAACATGTCTGCAGTTATGCATTTGGTTCAACAAACTTTGCTTTTAAATTTGCATCTGGAATCATTGCTGGGGCCCTTGCAACTGCTTTAACAAATCCCATGGAGGTTTTAAAG GTGAGGTTGCAGATGAGTACAAGCAGTACCGGTACAATAGGGGAGATGAGGAAAGTTTTAGCACAGGAAGGGCTCAAAGCACTTTGGAAAGGAGTTGGTCCAGCAATGGCAAGAGCAGGCTGCCTCACTGCATCACAAATGGCAACCTACGATGAATCCAAGCAG GCATTAATGAAGTGGACACCTCTTGAAGAAGGTTTTCAACTACATCTCAT CTCGAGTTGCATAGCTGGAACAGCTGGTACTCTTGTGACCGCACCTGTAGACATGGTCAAAACACGGCTAATGCTGCAACGGGAGACCAAAGGTGCCAGAGTATACAGGAATGGGTTCCATTGTGCTTACCAG GTTGTTGTGACAGAGGGCGTAAAATCACTTTATAAAGG GATTGTTCAGAGGTTTTATTGTTTATCAAGCTGTGTTCATCTTGATCTATTTCAACCTTCGAGTATTGAAG TGGATTTGCCACCTTTGCAAGATTAG
- the LOC120699658 gene encoding bifunctional 3-dehydroquinate dehydratase/shikimate dehydrogenase, chloroplastic-like isoform X1 has product MATAMSVSSASPAAAAAVARPRTLVCVPATARAPREMAAELAAAAALGADLAELRLDRLAGFAPRRDLPVILAEPRPLPALVTYRPKWEGGEYEGDEEPRFEALMLAMELGAEYVDMELKAANKFMRLLAGKKPENCKLIVSSHNYENTPSVEELADLVAQIQATGADIVKIATTATEIVDVARMFQILVHCQEKQVPIIGLVMNERGFISRVLCPKYGAFLTFGSLEKGKESSPAQPTAADLINLYNIRQIGPDTKVFGIIGKPVGHSKSPILHNEAFRSVGFNAVYVPFLVDDLAKFLNTYSTPDFAGFSCTIPHKEAAVRCCDEVDPIARDIGAVNTMVRRPDGKLVGYNTDYVGAISAIEDGIRACQLTDPTTSPLAGRLFVVIGAGGAGKALAYGAKEKGARVVIANRTFARAQELANLIGGPALTLADLENYHPEEGMILANTTAIGMHPNVNETPLSKQALKSYAVVFDAIYTPKETRLLREAAECGATVVSGLEMFIRQAMGQFEHFTGMPVDNKNFRAITSSLDNPNTMKPRL; this is encoded by the exons ATGGCCACGGCGATGTCGGTGTCGTCggcgtccccggccgccgccgccgccgtcgcgcgcccGCGGACGCTCGTCTGCGTGCCGGCCACGGCGCGGGCGCCCCGCGAGATGGCGGCcgagctggccgccgccgccgcgctcggcgccgACCTCGCGGAGCTCCGCCTCGACCGCCTCGCCGGCTTCGCGCCGCGCAGGGACCTCCCCGTCATCCTCGCCGAGCCACGCCCGCTCCCCGCGCTCGTCACCTACAG GCCCAAGTGGGAAGGTGGCGAGTACGAAGGCGACGAGGAGCCGCGGTTCGAGGCGCTGATGCTGGCAATGGAGCTGGGAGCTGAATACGTTGATATGGAGCTCAAG GCTGCCAACAAATTTATGAGACTTTTGGCTGGGAAGAAACCTGAAAACTGTAAGCTCATCGTTTCATCCCATAACTATGAGAATACTCCATCGGTAGAGGAGCTTGCAGATTTGGTGGCTCAGATACAAGCAACAGGGGCTGATATTGTGAAAATTGCAACCACTGCCACTGAAATTGTTGATGTGGCAAGAATGTTTCAAATACTTGTACATTGCCAA GAAAAGCAGGTGCCAATCATTGGGCTGGTAATGAATGAGAGAGGTTTTATTTCCCGAGTTCTTTGCCCAAAATATGGTGCATTCCTTACTTTTGGGTCTctcgaaaaaggaaaagaatccTCACCTGCACAACCAACAGCAGCAGACTTGATTAACTTGTACAATATCAGGCAAATAGGCCCAGACACTAAGGTCTTTGGTATTATTGGGAAGCCAGTTGGTCACAGTAAGAGCCCAATTTTGCATAACGAAGCTTTCAGATCTGTGGGTTTCAATGCTGTGTATGTGCCCTTTTTGGTGGATGACCTGGCTAAATTTCTTAATACATACTCTACACCAGACTTTGCTGGCTTCAG TTGCACAATTCCCCATAAGGAAGCTGCAGTTAGGTGCTGTGACGAAGTTGATCCTATTGCCAGG GACATTGGAGCGGTTAACACAATGGTGAGAAGACCTGATGGAAAACTTGTTGGCTATAATACTGACTATGTCGGTGCTATTTCTGCTATTGAGGATGGAATAAGAG CATGTCAACTAACAGATCCAACCACTTCCCCACTTGCTGGAAGACTTTTCGTTGTTATTGGGGCTGGTGGTGCGGGCAAAGCCCTAGCATATGGTGCAAAAGAGAAGGGAGCAAGAGTTGTAATTGCAAACCGTACTTTTG CACGTGCTCAAGAACTTGCCAACTTAATTGGCGGACCTGCATTGACTCTGGCGGATCTGGAAAATTACCATCCGGAGGAAGGGATGATTCTTGCAAATACAACAGCCATCGGAATGCATCCAAATGTCAATGAAACTCCTTTATCTAAG CAAGCACTGAAATCCTATGCCGTTGTCTTTGATGCTATCTACACGCCAAAAGAGACCAGACTTCTCCGTGAAGCTGCAGAATGTGGAGCCACAGTTGTTAGCGGTCTGGAAATGTTTATAAGACAAGCAATGGGTCAATTTGAGCATTTCACGGGCATGCCAG TTGACAACAAAAACTTCAGAGCAATTACAAGTTCGCTGGACAACCCTAACACCATGAAGCCTCGTCTGTGA
- the LOC120699658 gene encoding bifunctional 3-dehydroquinate dehydratase/shikimate dehydrogenase, chloroplastic-like isoform X2, which produces MATAMSVSSASPAAAAAVARPRTLVCVPATARAPREMAAELAAAAALGADLAELRLDRLAGFAPRRDLPVILAEPRPLPALVTYRPKWEGGEYEGDEEPRFEALMLAMELGAEYVDMELKAANKFMRLLAGKKPENCKLIVSSHNYENTPSVEELADLVAQIQATGADIVKIATTATEIVDVARMFQILVHCQEKQVPIIGLVMNERGFISRVLCPKYGAFLTFGSLEKGKESSPAQPTAADLINLYNIRQIGPDTKVFGIIGKPVGHSKSPILHNEAFRSVGFNAVYVPFLVDDLAKFLNTYSTPDFAGFSCTIPHKEAAVRCCDEVDPIARDIGAVNTMVRRPDGKLVGYNTDYVGAISAIEDGIRACQLTDPTTSPLAGRLFVVIGAGGAGKALAYGAKEKGARVVIANRTFARAQELANLIGGPALTLADLENYHPEEGMILANTTAIGMHPNVNETPLSKQALKSYAVVFDAIYTPKETRLLREAAECGATVVSGLEMFIRQAMGQFEHFTGMPAPDRLIRDIVLTKT; this is translated from the exons ATGGCCACGGCGATGTCGGTGTCGTCggcgtccccggccgccgccgccgccgtcgcgcgcccGCGGACGCTCGTCTGCGTGCCGGCCACGGCGCGGGCGCCCCGCGAGATGGCGGCcgagctggccgccgccgccgcgctcggcgccgACCTCGCGGAGCTCCGCCTCGACCGCCTCGCCGGCTTCGCGCCGCGCAGGGACCTCCCCGTCATCCTCGCCGAGCCACGCCCGCTCCCCGCGCTCGTCACCTACAG GCCCAAGTGGGAAGGTGGCGAGTACGAAGGCGACGAGGAGCCGCGGTTCGAGGCGCTGATGCTGGCAATGGAGCTGGGAGCTGAATACGTTGATATGGAGCTCAAG GCTGCCAACAAATTTATGAGACTTTTGGCTGGGAAGAAACCTGAAAACTGTAAGCTCATCGTTTCATCCCATAACTATGAGAATACTCCATCGGTAGAGGAGCTTGCAGATTTGGTGGCTCAGATACAAGCAACAGGGGCTGATATTGTGAAAATTGCAACCACTGCCACTGAAATTGTTGATGTGGCAAGAATGTTTCAAATACTTGTACATTGCCAA GAAAAGCAGGTGCCAATCATTGGGCTGGTAATGAATGAGAGAGGTTTTATTTCCCGAGTTCTTTGCCCAAAATATGGTGCATTCCTTACTTTTGGGTCTctcgaaaaaggaaaagaatccTCACCTGCACAACCAACAGCAGCAGACTTGATTAACTTGTACAATATCAGGCAAATAGGCCCAGACACTAAGGTCTTTGGTATTATTGGGAAGCCAGTTGGTCACAGTAAGAGCCCAATTTTGCATAACGAAGCTTTCAGATCTGTGGGTTTCAATGCTGTGTATGTGCCCTTTTTGGTGGATGACCTGGCTAAATTTCTTAATACATACTCTACACCAGACTTTGCTGGCTTCAG TTGCACAATTCCCCATAAGGAAGCTGCAGTTAGGTGCTGTGACGAAGTTGATCCTATTGCCAGG GACATTGGAGCGGTTAACACAATGGTGAGAAGACCTGATGGAAAACTTGTTGGCTATAATACTGACTATGTCGGTGCTATTTCTGCTATTGAGGATGGAATAAGAG CATGTCAACTAACAGATCCAACCACTTCCCCACTTGCTGGAAGACTTTTCGTTGTTATTGGGGCTGGTGGTGCGGGCAAAGCCCTAGCATATGGTGCAAAAGAGAAGGGAGCAAGAGTTGTAATTGCAAACCGTACTTTTG CACGTGCTCAAGAACTTGCCAACTTAATTGGCGGACCTGCATTGACTCTGGCGGATCTGGAAAATTACCATCCGGAGGAAGGGATGATTCTTGCAAATACAACAGCCATCGGAATGCATCCAAATGTCAATGAAACTCCTTTATCTAAG CAAGCACTGAAATCCTATGCCGTTGTCTTTGATGCTATCTACACGCCAAAAGAGACCAGACTTCTCCGTGAAGCTGCAGAATGTGGAGCCACAGTTGTTAGCGGTCTGGAAATGTTTATAAGACAAGCAATGGGTCAATTTGAGCATTTCACGGGCATGCCAG CTCCAGATAGGCTGATACGTGATATTGTTCTGACAAAGACATAG
- the LOC120699658 gene encoding bifunctional 3-dehydroquinate dehydratase/shikimate dehydrogenase, chloroplastic-like isoform X3: MATAMSVSSASPAAAAAVARPRTLVCVPATARAPREMAAELAAAAALGADLAELRLDRLAGFAPRRDLPVILAEPRPLPALVTYRPKWEGGEYEGDEEPRFEALMLAMELGAEYVDMELKAANKFMRLLAGKKPENCKLIVSSHNYENTPSVEELADLVAQIQATGADIVKIATTATEIVDVARMFQILVHCQEKQVPIIGLVMNERGFISRVLCPKYGAFLTFGSLEKGKESSPAQPTAADLINLYNIRQIGPDTKVFGIIGKPVGHSKSPILHNEAFRSVGFNAVYVPFLVDDLAKFLNTYSTPDFAGFSCTIPHKEAAVRCCDEVDPIARDIGAVNTMVRRPDGKLVGYNTDYVGAISAIEDGIRACQLTDPTTSPLAGRLFVVIGAGGAGKALAYGAKEKGARVVIANRTFARAQELANLIGGPALTLADLENYHPEEGMILANTTAIGMHPNVNETPLSKRPDFSVKLQNVEPQLLAVWKCL; the protein is encoded by the exons ATGGCCACGGCGATGTCGGTGTCGTCggcgtccccggccgccgccgccgccgtcgcgcgcccGCGGACGCTCGTCTGCGTGCCGGCCACGGCGCGGGCGCCCCGCGAGATGGCGGCcgagctggccgccgccgccgcgctcggcgccgACCTCGCGGAGCTCCGCCTCGACCGCCTCGCCGGCTTCGCGCCGCGCAGGGACCTCCCCGTCATCCTCGCCGAGCCACGCCCGCTCCCCGCGCTCGTCACCTACAG GCCCAAGTGGGAAGGTGGCGAGTACGAAGGCGACGAGGAGCCGCGGTTCGAGGCGCTGATGCTGGCAATGGAGCTGGGAGCTGAATACGTTGATATGGAGCTCAAG GCTGCCAACAAATTTATGAGACTTTTGGCTGGGAAGAAACCTGAAAACTGTAAGCTCATCGTTTCATCCCATAACTATGAGAATACTCCATCGGTAGAGGAGCTTGCAGATTTGGTGGCTCAGATACAAGCAACAGGGGCTGATATTGTGAAAATTGCAACCACTGCCACTGAAATTGTTGATGTGGCAAGAATGTTTCAAATACTTGTACATTGCCAA GAAAAGCAGGTGCCAATCATTGGGCTGGTAATGAATGAGAGAGGTTTTATTTCCCGAGTTCTTTGCCCAAAATATGGTGCATTCCTTACTTTTGGGTCTctcgaaaaaggaaaagaatccTCACCTGCACAACCAACAGCAGCAGACTTGATTAACTTGTACAATATCAGGCAAATAGGCCCAGACACTAAGGTCTTTGGTATTATTGGGAAGCCAGTTGGTCACAGTAAGAGCCCAATTTTGCATAACGAAGCTTTCAGATCTGTGGGTTTCAATGCTGTGTATGTGCCCTTTTTGGTGGATGACCTGGCTAAATTTCTTAATACATACTCTACACCAGACTTTGCTGGCTTCAG TTGCACAATTCCCCATAAGGAAGCTGCAGTTAGGTGCTGTGACGAAGTTGATCCTATTGCCAGG GACATTGGAGCGGTTAACACAATGGTGAGAAGACCTGATGGAAAACTTGTTGGCTATAATACTGACTATGTCGGTGCTATTTCTGCTATTGAGGATGGAATAAGAG CATGTCAACTAACAGATCCAACCACTTCCCCACTTGCTGGAAGACTTTTCGTTGTTATTGGGGCTGGTGGTGCGGGCAAAGCCCTAGCATATGGTGCAAAAGAGAAGGGAGCAAGAGTTGTAATTGCAAACCGTACTTTTG CACGTGCTCAAGAACTTGCCAACTTAATTGGCGGACCTGCATTGACTCTGGCGGATCTGGAAAATTACCATCCGGAGGAAGGGATGATTCTTGCAAATACAACAGCCATCGGAATGCATCCAAATGTCAATGAAACTCCTTTATCTAAG AGACCAGACTTCTCCGTGAAGCTGCAGAATGTGGAGCCACAGTTGTTAGCGGTCTGGAAATGTTTATAA
- the LOC120699661 gene encoding bifunctional 3-dehydroquinate dehydratase/shikimate dehydrogenase, chloroplastic-like has product MAAAAASAPAAPRGTTLVCASLTARSPQEMAAEVAAAAALGADVVELQVGCLEGFQPRRDLPVLLAQPRPLPVIVTYRPKWEGGQYDGEDQPRFEALLLAMELGAEYVDIEFKVADKFMNFLSGRKPETCKLIVSFHNYDYTPSVEELLSLVDQIQATGADIVKIATTATEIDDVSRMFQVLVHCKDIGAINTIVRRPDGKLVGYNTDYVGAIAAIEDAIRASQPADPTTSLLARRLFVVIGAGGAAKAVAYGAKEKGARVVIANRTFVRAQHLATLIGGTALTLSELENYHPEEGMILANATSVGMYPNVNESPLSKKALRNYSVVFDVVFIPKETRLL; this is encoded by the exons ATGGCGGCCGCTGCGGCTTCCGCGCCGGCAGCGCCGCGGGGGACGACGCTGGTATGCGCGTCCCTCACGGCGCGGTCGCCTCAGGAGATGGCGGCtgaggtggccgccgccgcagcgctcgGGGCCGACGTGGTGGAGCTCCAG gTCGGCTGCCTCGAGGGCTTCCAGCCGCGCAGGGACCTGCCCGTGCTCCTCGCCCAGCCCCGCCCGCTCCCCGTCATCGTCACCTACAG GCCGAAATGGGAAGGGGGCCAATACGATGGCGAAGACCAACCGCGGTTTGAGGCGCTTCTGTTAGCAATGGAGCTGGGAGCTGAGTATGTGGATATTGAGTTCAAG GTTGCCGAcaaatttatgaattttttgtcGGGTAGGAAACCAGAAACCTGTAAGCTTATTGTTTCATTTCATAACTATGACTACACTCCATCAGTAGAGGAGCTTCTGAGTTTGGTGGATCAGATTCAAGCAACAGGGGCTGATATTGTGAAAATTGCAACCACTGCTACGGAAATTGATGATGTGTCAAGAATGTTTCAAGTACTTGTCCATTGCAAA GACATTGGAGCTATTAATACAATTGTTAGAAGGCCTGATGGAAAACTTGTAGGGTATAATACTGACTATGTTGGTGCTATTGCTGCTATTGAGGATGCAATAAGAG CATCACAACCAGCGGATCCAACCACTTCACTGCTGGCTAGAAGGCTTTTCGTTGTTATTGGCGCCGGTGGTGCAGCAAAAGCAGTTGCATATGGTGCAAAAGAGAAGGGAGCGAGAGTTGTAATTGCTAACCGTACTTTTG TCCGTGCTCAACATCTTGCCACCTTAATTGGGGGTACTGCTTTAACCTTGTCTGAGTTGGAAAACTACCATCCGGAGGAAGGCATGATTCTTGCAAATGCAACATCAGTCGGAATGTATCCAAATGTCAATGAATCTCCTTTATCTAAG AAAGCTCTTAGGAACTACTCCGTTGTCTTTGATGTGGTCTTCATTCCAAAAGAGACCAGACTTCTCTGA